TGACCGGAAGGCTGCTGTTTGAAAAAAGCCTACAGCCAACCTTTGGGACAAACAACTACGTTTTAGATATGCTGCCTTACCCTCAGGGTTTGTATGTGGTAACGCTCAACAACGGAGTTGAGGTGGTTTCGGGGAAGGTGGTGAAGGAGTAGGGGGGATTGTTCAGGAAAGGCCTTGCGAACTTTTTGTTATATTCCTGAATAGTTTAGTCAATAGGTTTTCTGTAAATACAGGAGGTTTGTATAATTTTGGAAGTATTTATAATTTCTGTCTCATAGTAAAAGCAACCTAACTCGCACTTTATATTCAATAAAAAAGGGACAATTACACAGAGTTGTAATTGTCCCTTTTACTGTTTAAGATAGAAAAGTTAAGATATTAACTTCCGAAATCGTCGAATGCGATGTTTTCTTCCGGCACACCCATGTCGTCTAACATTTTTAAGGATGCTGCTAACATAGCAGGAGGGCCGCAAAGGTAATATTCCACTTCTTCCGGTTCGGGATGTTTGCTCAGATATTCGTTAAACAGCACCATGTGGATAAACCCTCTTAAACCTGTCCAGTTATCTTCGGGTAAAGGTTCTGACAAGGCGATATTATAGGTAAAGTTTGGAAACTCTGCTTCGATTTGTCGGAATTCTTCAGTATAAAAGAGTTCTTTTGCAGAACGACCGCCGTACCAGTAAGTTACTTTTCGTTCGCGGTTTTTCTCGGTATGGAACAGATGGAACAAATGAGAACGCAAAGGAGCCATTCCGGCACCGCCGCCGATATAGACCATTTCTTTGTTGGTGGGTTTTATAAAGAACTCACCGTAAGGACCTGAAATAGTTACTTTATCACCGGGTTTACGGGAAAACACATAAGAAGAACAGATGCCGGGGTTAACATCCATGAATTTGTTTTTTGCCCTGTCCCACGGTGGAGAGGCAATACGAATATTGAGCAAAATGATATTTCCTTCGGCCGGGTGATTTCCCATTGAATAGGCACGGAAAATCGGTTCGGGGTTTTTCATTTTTAAACTCCACATACCGTATTTATCCCATTCAGGACGAAATTGAGGCTCGACCTCTATATCTTTGTAATCTACTTCGCAAGTAGGTACATCAATCTGGATATACCCGCCGGGTTCAAAGTGCAGAAACTCGCCTTGGGGCAATTTTACGATGAACTCTTTGATATAGGTCGCAACATTGCGGTTAGAAACCACTTCACATTCCCATTTTTTAATCCCAAACACTTCATCTGGAACAACTATTTTCATATCGTTGCGCACTTTTACCTGACATGCTAAACGCCAGTGATGTTGTGCTTGTTTGCGGGTCAGGTGGTTCATTTCGGTAGGCAATACATCTCCTCCACCTTCCAAAACCTGACATTTGCACATGGCACAGGTTCCCCCTCCTCCGCACGCTGAAGGAAGAAACAGTTGTTTTTCGGATAAAACAGTGAGCAAAGTTGAGCCGGGAGCAACAGACAAGGGCGCATCGTCTTGTCCGTTAACCACAATGCTTACGTTGCCGGAAGGGATTAGCTTTGCTTTGGCATAAAGTAAGATTGCGGTCAGCAACATAATCATAAAAAGAAAAGCCAAAATGCTTCCCGTTATAACTGGTACCATAAAACTATTTTTACTGAGTGTTGCAGAAAGTGTGAATTATAATTTAATTCCCATCAGGCTCATAAAAGCAATGCCCATGAGTCCGGTAATGATAAAGGCAATGCCTAAGCCCCGCAAGGGTGCAGGCACGTTGGAATAGCGCAATTTTTCTCTGATTGATGCAAGGGCTATAATGGCCAATGCCCAACCAAAACCACCGCCTAAGCCGTAAACAGTAGCTTCCGCGAAGTTATATTCTCTTTGAACCATAAAGAGACAACCTCCTAAAATGGCGCAGTTTACTGTGATCAGGGGCAAAAAAATACCTAAAGCATTGTAAAGGGTTGGTGATGTTTTTTCAATCACCATTTCAACCAATTGAACCATGGAGGCGATTACAGCGATGAACAATATAAATGTAAGAAACGTCAAATCTACGGTGGCAAATGAAGGGTGAATCCATGCCAAAGCGCCTTCTACTAAAAGATAATGTTGCAAAAGCCAGTTTATGGGAACTGTAATACCTAATACGAATATTACTGCTGCGCCCAGGCCAATTGCAGTTTTGACGGTTTTTGATACTGCCAGAAATGAGCACATCCCAATAAAATAGGCTAATATCAGATTTTCTACAAAGGCAGATTTGATAAATATGTTTAGTAAGTCTTGCATATCGTACTATTTCGGAGAATTAAACAATAAAAAAAATCATTAGCTGATATCAACCAATTTCGGGTTTCGGGCGCGTTGTATCCAAATGATAATGGCAATCAAAAACATAGCGGAAGCCGGAGTTACCATGACCCCGTTGTTGACATAACCTAAATCATAGACAATCTTAGGTATCACATGATAGCCTAACAAAGTTCCGGAACCAAACACCTCGCGAAGTACGGCTAAAATCACCAAAATTGCCCCATATCCCAAGCCGTTTCCTATCCCGTCTAACAATGAAGGCCAGGGTTTGTTGCCCATTGCAAATGCTTCCAAACGGCCCATGACTATACAATTTGTAATGATTAGCCCAACAAATACAGAAAGTTTCTTGCTGACATCGAAGGCAACAGCGCGTAAAATCTGGTCAACTAATGCCACTAATGCCGCAACTACTACTAATTGAACAATCATCCTGATCCGGTTGGGGATGGTATTGCGAATCAATGAAATAATCAGGTTGGCAAAGGCGGTTACCAAAATAACACCGATAGCCATGATTAATGCAGGTTTCACCTGTGTCGTAACGGCTAAAGCAGAACATAAACCTAAAACCTGTATGGTAATCGGGTTATTATCCGTCAGTGGATCTGATACCAGTTTTCTGTTTTTGGGCGAAAACCACGCTTCCTTTTTTGGTTCCTGAATCACAGGGGATGTTTCGGTTGCTTGGCTCATAATAGATATGATTTGGTTGATTTGTTAATGAAAAATTGTTAAAACAATCTGAGTTTTAAGAAAAGAGGGGTTAAATTTAAGATTGTCGAAACTTAATTCCCTTCGGTATTTTGTGTTTCGGGAGTTGAGTTATTGTTCTCTTGTTGTGTTTGTGTCGGAGTGTTTGCAGCCGGATTTGTGCGCATCTTATTAAAATAGTTGTTGTAGCTGACAAAACTTTTTTCAATCATTGTGTTAACACCATCACCTGTAATCGTTGCTCCTGATATGCCGTCAACTTCATAAGGGTTTGATTTCGTACCTGGGTTAATACCTTTTATCACTTTAAACTTATAGTCAGCACCTTCGGCTAATTTTTTCCCTTCAAACTGACCTTGAAAATTTTCGGTTGTAATTTCAGCACCGAGTCCGGGGGTTTCGCCTTTGTGGTCAAAACTGGCACCTTTAATGGTATTAAGGTCCTGATCTAAAGCAAGATAACCCCAAATTTCATCCCAAAGCCCTGCACCGTGCATGGGAACGATGTATTTTTTACCTTCCGGTGAATTGTAAATATATAATGGCAACTTGCGTTCTGCTTCGGGCTTTTTATATTCTTTCTTTAAAGCAAGGTCAAAAGCTTTAACACCTTCGACTACATTTCCCTGTTCGTCAATAACTACTTCGGTTACTTTTTCAGCATATTCCTTTAAAATTTGATTTTTATCGGAAAGGTTGGTAACAGCATTGAGAATGGATCTTTTTTTGTCCAAATCAATAGCTTGTTGCTGAATGGGTTTAAGACCTGTTGCAGCGGCAGCAAGTGCAACTGCCACAATGAGCGTTAGCGCGGCAGCATAAGCAAAAGTATATGAGTTGCTATTTGTATTAGGCATGACTTCTTTTTAACCTCCTATTAATGTTAGCTTGAATTACAAAATGGTCAATCAACGGGGCAAATACATTCATAAACAAGATGGCAAGC
This is a stretch of genomic DNA from Sphingobacteriales bacterium. It encodes these proteins:
- the nqrC gene encoding NADH:ubiquinone reductase (Na(+)-transporting) subunit C; protein product: MPNTNSNSYTFAYAAALTLIVAVALAAAATGLKPIQQQAIDLDKKRSILNAVTNLSDKNQILKEYAEKVTEVVIDEQGNVVEGVKAFDLALKKEYKKPEAERKLPLYIYNSPEGKKYIVPMHGAGLWDEIWGYLALDQDLNTIKGASFDHKGETPGLGAEITTENFQGQFEGKKLAEGADYKFKVIKGINPGTKSNPYEVDGISGATITGDGVNTMIEKSFVSYNNYFNKMRTNPAANTPTQTQQENNNSTPETQNTEGN
- a CDS encoding NADH:ubiquinone reductase (Na(+)-transporting) subunit F; translated protein: MVPVITGSILAFLFMIMLLTAILLYAKAKLIPSGNVSIVVNGQDDAPLSVAPGSTLLTVLSEKQLFLPSACGGGGTCAMCKCQVLEGGGDVLPTEMNHLTRKQAQHHWRLACQVKVRNDMKIVVPDEVFGIKKWECEVVSNRNVATYIKEFIVKLPQGEFLHFEPGGYIQIDVPTCEVDYKDIEVEPQFRPEWDKYGMWSLKMKNPEPIFRAYSMGNHPAEGNIILLNIRIASPPWDRAKNKFMDVNPGICSSYVFSRKPGDKVTISGPYGEFFIKPTNKEMVYIGGGAGMAPLRSHLFHLFHTEKNRERKVTYWYGGRSAKELFYTEEFRQIEAEFPNFTYNIALSEPLPEDNWTGLRGFIHMVLFNEYLSKHPEPEEVEYYLCGPPAMLAASLKMLDDMGVPEENIAFDDFGS
- a CDS encoding T9SS type A sorting domain-containing protein gives rise to the protein MPLHKKPFLPYTPPQSQPITLNLYDLTGRLLFEKSLQPTFGTNNYVLDMLPYPQGLYVVTLNNGVEVVSGKVVKE
- the nqrE gene encoding NADH:ubiquinone reductase (Na(+)-transporting) subunit E; the protein is MQDLLNIFIKSAFVENLILAYFIGMCSFLAVSKTVKTAIGLGAAVIFVLGITVPINWLLQHYLLVEGALAWIHPSFATVDLTFLTFILFIAVIASMVQLVEMVIEKTSPTLYNALGIFLPLITVNCAILGGCLFMVQREYNFAEATVYGLGGGFGWALAIIALASIREKLRYSNVPAPLRGLGIAFIITGLMGIAFMSLMGIKL
- a CDS encoding NADH:ubiquinone reductase (Na(+)-transporting) subunit D is translated as MSQATETSPVIQEPKKEAWFSPKNRKLVSDPLTDNNPITIQVLGLCSALAVTTQVKPALIMAIGVILVTAFANLIISLIRNTIPNRIRMIVQLVVVAALVALVDQILRAVAFDVSKKLSVFVGLIITNCIVMGRLEAFAMGNKPWPSLLDGIGNGLGYGAILVILAVLREVFGSGTLLGYHVIPKIVYDLGYVNNGVMVTPASAMFLIAIIIWIQRARNPKLVDIS